From Panicum hallii strain FIL2 chromosome 2, PHallii_v3.1, whole genome shotgun sequence, a single genomic window includes:
- the LOC112881442 gene encoding nucleobase-ascorbate transporter 6-like, giving the protein MAAAPPPKADELQPHPPKEQLAGVSFCITSPPPWPEAIILGFQHFIVMLGTTVIIPSALVPQMGGGNEEKARVVQTILFVAGINTLLQTFFGTRLPVVMGGSYIFVAPTISIILAGRYSNETDPREKFLRTMRGTQGALIIASTIQIILGFSGLWRNVLKLLSPLSAVPLISLVGFGLYELGFPGVAKCVEVGLPELLLLVVFSQYLPQVLHFGKDVFGRFGVLFTVPIVWLYAYILTIGGAYKNSPPKTQVHCRVDRSGLVGGAPWISVPYPFQWGPPTFDAGEAFAMMMTSFIALVESTGAFIGASRYASATMIPPSIISRGIGWQGIGILLDSFFGTANGTSVSVENIGLLALTRVGSRRVVQISAGFMIFFSVLGKFGALFASIPLPIFAGMYCLFFAYVGGVGLSFLQFCNLNSFRTKFIMGFAFFMGLSVPQYFNEYTAVAGYGPVHTGARWFNDMINVPFSSKPFVAGLVAYVLDNTIQVKDARKDRGYHWWDKSRSYKKDARSTEFYSLPFNLNKFFPSV; this is encoded by the exons atggccgccgcgccgccgcccaaggCCGACGAGCTGCAGCCGCACCCGCCCAAGGAGCAGCTGGCCGGCGTCTCCTTCTGCATCACCAGCCCGCCGCCATGGC CCGAGGCCATTATACTAGGATTCCAGCACTTCATCGTTATGCTGGGCACCACTGTCATCATACCCAGCGCGCTCGTTCCGCAGATGGGAGGCGGAAAT GAAGAGAAAGCTCGTGTGGTTCAGACGATATTGTTCGTAGCTGGCATAAACACCCTGTTACAAACATTTTTCGGGACTCGTCTTCCTGTTGTAATGGGTGGCTCATATATCTTCGTGGCGCCGACCATCTCCATCATCTTGGCGGGGCGGTACAGCAACGAAACAGACCCTCGCGAG AAATTCTTGCGGACAATGAGGGGAACGCAGGGTGCTCTCATCATCGCATCGACAATTCAGATCATACTTGGTTTCAGTGGGCTCTGGCGCAATGTTCTCAA ATTGTTAAGTCCATTATCAGCTGTTCCTTTGATCTCACTTGTTGGATTTGGACTTTATGAGCTTGGCTTTCCAGGG GTAGCGAAATGTGTTGAAGTTGGCCTTCCTGAACTCCTCCTGTTGGTTGTATTTTCTCAG TATTTGCCTCAAGTTCTGCATTTTGGGAAGGATGTCTTTGGACGGTTTGGTGTTCTTTTCACCGTCCCTATCGTGTGGCTCTACGCATACATTCTCACCATCGGTGGTGCTTACAAGAATTCTCCACCGAAGACGCAGGTGCATTGCCGTGTTGATCGTTCAGGTCTTGTTGGAGGAGCTCCTTG GATAAGTGTTCCCTATCCCTTTCAGTGGGGTCCTCCAACATTTGATGCTGGAGAAGCTTTTGCAATGATGATGACTTCATTCATTGCTCTTGTAGAG TCAACTGGCGCTTTCATTGGTGCTTCAAGATATGCAAGTGCAACTATGATTCCTCCATCAATTATTAGTCGGGGCATTGGATGGCAG GGCATTGGTATCTTGCTTGATTCGTTTTTTGGGACAGCCAACGGGACATCAGTTTCAGT GGAGAATATTGGATTGCTTGCATTGACACGTGTTGGCAGCCGGAGAGTAGTACAAATATCTGCTGGGTTCATGATTTTCTTCTCTGTCCTTG GAAAATTTGGAGCTCTGTTCGCTTCGATTCCACTGCCCATATTTGCCGGCATGTACTGTCTCTTCTTCGCATATGTTG GTGGCGTTGGTCTGAGCTTCCTTCAGTTCTGCAACCTAAACAGCTTCAGGACCAAGTTCATCATGGGGTTCGCTTTCTTCATGGGATTATCGGTTCCTCAGTACTTCAATGAGTACACAGCAGTTGCAGGCTATGGTCCAGTGCACACTGGCGCCAGATGG TTCAACGACATGATAAACGTGCCGTTCTCGTCGAAGCCCTTCGTCGCTGGTCTGGTGGCCTACGTCCTGGACAACACGATCCAAGTGAAAGATGCTAGGAAGGACAGGGGCTACCACTGGTGGGACAAGTCCAGGAGCTACAAGAAAGACGCGAGGAGCACAGAGTTCTACTCGCTGCCGTTCAATCTGAACAAGTTCTTCCCATCGGTCTGA